In Balearica regulorum gibbericeps isolate bBalReg1 chromosome 2, bBalReg1.pri, whole genome shotgun sequence, one DNA window encodes the following:
- the LOC104637376 gene encoding myelin P2 protein: MCNRFVGTWKLVSSENFDDYMKELGVGLATRKLGGLAKPDVIISMKGDIVTIRTESTFKNTAISFKLGQQFDETTADDRKVKSVITLEKGALVQVQKWNGKETTIKRRLVDGKMVVECAMKGVVCTRIYERA, from the exons ATGTGTAACCGATTTGTGGGAACCTGGAAACTCGTCTCCAGTGAAAATTTTGATGACTATATGAAGGAGCTGG GAGTGGGCTTAGCTACCCGAAAACTAGGTGGCCTGGCAAAGCCTGATGTGATCATCAGTATGAAAGGAGACATAGTAACCATCAGAACTGAAAGCACCTTCAAAAATACAGCCATCTCTTTCAAACTGGGCCAGCAGTTTGATGAAACGACAGCAGACGATCGGAAAGTCAAG AGTGTCATAACCTTGGAGAAAGGGGCACTGGTGCAAGTGCAGAAGTGGAACGGCAAAGAGACCACGATAAAGAGAAGGCTGGTTGATGGGAAAATGGTGGTG GAATGTGCCATGAAAGGAGTTGTCTGCACTAGAATCTATGAAAGAGCGTGA
- the LOC104637385 gene encoding fatty acid-binding protein, adipocyte has protein sequence MCDQFVGTWKLLSSENFEDYMKELGVGFATRKMAGVAKPNVTISINGDVITIKTESTFKNTEFSFQLGEEFDETTADDRKTKNVITLDNGILNQVQKWDGKETIIKRKVVDGNLVVECTMNNVTCKRVYEKA, from the exons ATGTGTGACCAGTTTGTTGGCACCTGGAAGCTCCTTTCTAGTGAAAACTTTGAGGACTATATGAAAGAGCTGG GTGTGGGGTTTGCTACCAGGAAAATGGCTGGCGTGGCCAAGCCCAATGTAACCATCAGCATCAATGGCGATGTGATAACCATCAAAACAGAAAGtactttcaaaaatacagagttctctttccagctgggtgAAGAGTTTGATGAGACCACAGcagatgacagaaaaacaaag aaCGTCATAACTCTAGACAATGGCATACTGAACCAGGTGcagaagtgggatggaaaagagACTATCATAAAGAGAAAAGTGGTGGATGGGAACCTGGTGGTG GAATGCACCATGAATAATGTTACCTGCAAAAGAGTTTATGAAAAAGCATGA